The Streptomyces sp. NBC_01255 genome window below encodes:
- a CDS encoding nuclear transport factor 2 family protein: MTTPAPATTRAVLEDLLRRIGEGDPEKIAELYAEHGDWKLDWPEAEHGRPATPWIRHRSSRADAAAHYREIAEHHVPGAADTRIERILVDGDDAIVLGEIRQTARTTGRPYRARFALHLTVEDGLVTRHHVYEDSLAVAQAFAPDPTH; encoded by the coding sequence ATGACCACACCCGCGCCCGCGACCACCCGTGCCGTCCTGGAGGATCTGCTGCGCCGCATCGGGGAGGGCGATCCCGAGAAGATCGCCGAGCTCTACGCGGAGCACGGCGACTGGAAGCTGGACTGGCCGGAGGCCGAACACGGACGACCCGCCACGCCGTGGATCCGCCACCGGTCCTCGCGCGCCGACGCGGCCGCCCACTACCGCGAGATCGCCGAGCACCACGTCCCCGGCGCCGCCGACACCCGGATCGAACGCATCCTCGTCGACGGCGACGACGCGATCGTCCTCGGCGAGATCCGCCAGACGGCCCGCACCACCGGACGCCCGTACCGCGCCCGCTTCGCCCTGCACCTCACCGTCGAGGACGGCCTGGTCACCCGCCACCACGTCTACGAGGACAGCCTCGCCGTCGCCCAGGCATTCGCTCCGGACCCGACCCACTGA
- a CDS encoding type II toxin-antitoxin system VapB family antitoxin, translated as MIFKRIGNGKPYPDHGRESTRQWADVAPRPVRLDQLVTTKGQLDLETLLAEDSTFYGDLFAHVVKWRGDLYLEDGLHRAVRAALQQRQVLHARVLELD; from the coding sequence GTGATCTTCAAGCGCATCGGAAACGGAAAGCCGTATCCCGACCACGGCCGGGAAAGCACCCGGCAGTGGGCGGACGTCGCGCCGCGCCCGGTCCGCCTCGACCAGCTGGTCACCACCAAGGGCCAGCTGGACCTGGAGACGCTGCTCGCCGAGGACTCCACCTTCTACGGCGACCTCTTCGCGCACGTCGTGAAGTGGCGCGGCGACCTCTACCTCGAGGACGGACTGCACCGCGCCGTCCGCGCGGCACTGCAGCAGCGCCAGGTGCTGCACGCCCGCGTCCTGGAACTCGACTGA
- a CDS encoding LytR C-terminal domain-containing protein: MSMLTPPGMGGKYRITGDVYPRMRRPHRRRRIILAAAASVVVLGAAGWGTLQLVDVFSGDEGTKTTAGKQTDCKPVAKATTPPVAALPKPGQITVNVYNATPRSGLAKTTADELKKRGFKIGKVGNAPAAFDKKVPGAGLLLGPPAATKGAFPVLGTQLKGATTKTDTRGTTDVDLIIGTAFKTLSPKATADAALVALTKPAPVPTGKC, encoded by the coding sequence ATGAGCATGCTCACACCCCCCGGAATGGGCGGAAAGTACCGCATCACGGGGGATGTCTACCCGCGCATGCGCCGCCCCCACCGCCGGCGCCGGATCATCCTCGCGGCCGCGGCCTCCGTGGTCGTGCTCGGCGCGGCCGGCTGGGGCACGCTCCAGCTCGTCGACGTCTTCTCCGGCGACGAGGGCACGAAGACGACCGCCGGGAAGCAGACCGACTGCAAACCCGTGGCCAAGGCGACGACCCCGCCCGTGGCCGCCCTCCCGAAGCCCGGCCAGATCACGGTCAACGTCTACAACGCGACCCCGCGCAGCGGGCTCGCCAAGACGACCGCGGACGAGCTCAAGAAGCGCGGCTTCAAGATCGGCAAGGTGGGGAACGCTCCCGCCGCCTTCGACAAGAAGGTCCCCGGCGCGGGGCTGCTGCTCGGCCCGCCCGCGGCCACGAAGGGCGCCTTCCCGGTCCTCGGCACCCAGCTCAAGGGCGCCACGACCAAGACGGACACCCGGGGCACGACGGACGTGGACCTGATCATCGGGACCGCGTTCAAGACGCTGTCCCCGAAGGCGACGGCGGACGCGGCCCTGGTCGCCCTGACCAAGCCCGCGCCCGTACCGACCGGAAAGTGCTGA
- the upp gene encoding uracil phosphoribosyltransferase — MRLHVVDHPLVAHKLTTLRDKRTDSATFRRLSDELVTLLAYEATRDVRTEQVDIETPVTPTTGVKLSYPRPLVVPILRAGLGMLDGMVRLLPTAEVGFLGMIRNEETLEASTYATRMPEDLSGRQVYVLDPMLATGGTLVAAIRELIKRGADDVTAVVLLAAPEGVEIMERELAGTPVTVVTASVDERLNENGYIVPGLGDAGDRMYGSAE, encoded by the coding sequence ATGCGTCTCCACGTCGTCGACCACCCTCTGGTCGCCCACAAGCTCACCACCCTGCGCGACAAGCGCACGGACTCCGCGACCTTCCGTCGTCTCTCCGACGAGCTGGTCACCCTGCTCGCCTACGAGGCCACCAGGGACGTGCGGACCGAGCAGGTCGACATCGAGACCCCCGTCACTCCCACGACCGGTGTGAAGCTCTCGTACCCGCGTCCGCTGGTGGTCCCGATCCTGCGTGCCGGGCTCGGCATGCTCGACGGCATGGTCCGTCTGCTCCCGACGGCCGAGGTCGGCTTCCTGGGCATGATCCGCAACGAGGAGACGCTGGAGGCGTCGACCTACGCCACGCGGATGCCGGAGGACCTCTCGGGCCGCCAGGTGTACGTCCTGGACCCGATGCTGGCGACCGGCGGCACGCTGGTCGCGGCGATCCGCGAGCTGATCAAGCGCGGCGCCGACGACGTGACCGCGGTCGTGCTCCTCGCCGCCCCGGAGGGCGTCGAGATCATGGAGCGCGAGCTCGCGGGCACGCCGGTGACCGTCGTGACGGCCTCGGTCGACGAGCGGCTCAACGAGAACGGCTACATCGTCCCGGGCCTGGGCGACGCGGGCGACCGCATGTACGGCTCTGCCGAGTAA
- the tadA gene encoding tRNA adenosine(34) deaminase TadA, whose protein sequence is MRLALAEADAAAPAGDVPVGAVVLGPDGTVLARAHNEREAAGDPTAHAEVLALRRAAAATGEWRLTGCTLVVTLEPCVMCAGALVQSRVERVVFGALDEKAGAAGSLWDLVRDRRLNHRPEVIHGVLGEECAEQLTAFFRTR, encoded by the coding sequence ATGCGGCTCGCTCTCGCCGAGGCCGACGCGGCCGCGCCCGCCGGTGACGTACCGGTCGGCGCGGTCGTGCTCGGCCCGGACGGCACGGTCCTCGCCCGCGCGCACAACGAACGGGAGGCGGCCGGCGACCCGACCGCCCACGCCGAGGTCCTCGCCCTGCGGCGGGCGGCCGCGGCGACCGGGGAGTGGCGCCTGACGGGGTGCACGCTCGTCGTCACCCTGGAGCCGTGCGTGATGTGCGCGGGCGCCCTCGTCCAGTCGCGGGTCGAGCGGGTGGTGTTCGGCGCGCTCGACGAGAAGGCGGGCGCGGCGGGCTCGCTCTGGGACCTCGTACGGGACCGGCGGCTCAACCACCGCCCCGAGGTGATCCACGGCGTGCTCGGCGAGGAGTGCGCGGAGCAGCTGACGGCCTTCTTCCGCACCCGCTGA
- a CDS encoding tRNA adenosine deaminase-associated protein yields MYIAALLARTEDGWEASDTELDDVETLSDLAELAREASDDDTVIVYIEQEDAWFGIVRIEGEEDPRIYVSDGAAAARSSYGEILTREILGDDLDAELDELESLDLDGTEDGEPLVDDADDDDDERAGAAAEAVPSAPVGDALVLADLGLSERELRGLDSDALAVIADALGAAEVLEAVR; encoded by the coding sequence GTGTACATCGCCGCACTGCTCGCGCGCACCGAAGACGGGTGGGAAGCGAGCGACACGGAGCTCGACGACGTGGAGACCCTGTCGGATCTGGCCGAGCTCGCCCGTGAGGCCTCGGACGACGACACGGTGATCGTCTACATCGAGCAGGAGGACGCGTGGTTCGGGATCGTCCGGATCGAGGGTGAGGAAGACCCTCGGATCTACGTCTCGGACGGCGCCGCCGCCGCCCGTTCCTCGTACGGGGAGATCCTCACCCGGGAGATCCTCGGCGACGACCTCGACGCCGAGCTCGACGAGCTGGAGTCGCTGGACCTGGACGGCACGGAGGACGGGGAGCCCCTCGTCGACGATGCCGACGATGACGACGACGAGCGGGCCGGCGCGGCCGCGGAGGCCGTGCCGTCCGCTCCCGTGGGCGACGCGCTGGTCCTCGCGGACCTCGGCCTCTCGGAGCGGGAGCTCCGGGGGCTCGACAGCGACGCGCTCGCGGTGATCGCGGACGCGCTGGGCGCCGCGGAGGTCCTGGAGGCCGTCCGCTAG